One genomic window of Cercospora beticola chromosome 5, complete sequence includes the following:
- a CDS encoding uncharacterized protein (antiSMASH:Cluster_2) has product MSQTTYTSQTQRNGTYAAAIDNGKFEWCPRQTTQASSAATEGSNGRREQYRSATSSAEYDAPTSLAGIGAQFEQNQGRKS; this is encoded by the exons ATGTCGCAAACAACCTACACAAGTCAGACTCAGCGAAACGGGACCTACGCAGCCGCAATTGACAATG GCAAATTCGAATGGTGTCCTCGACAGACCACGCAGGCGTCATCCGCAGCGACAGAAGGATCGAATGGCCGCCGGGAGCAGTATCGCAGCGCCACAAGCAGCGCTGAATACGATGCCCCAACCTCGCTGGCTGGTATTGGGGCCCAATTCGAACAAAATCAGGGGCGCAAGTCTTGA
- the TXNL4A gene encoding Thioredoxin-like 4A (BUSCO:EOG0926506U), translated as MGSVVIPHLVTGWHVDQAIMSEEDRLVVIRFGRDWDPDCMRQDEVLYKIADRVKNFAVIYVCDLDQVPDFKQMYELYDTVTLMFFFRNKHMMCDFGTGNNNKLNWVLEDKQELIDIIETIYKGAKKGRGLVVSPKDYSTRYRY; from the coding sequence ATGGGTTCCGTCGTAATTCCTCATCTCGTCACCGGCTGGCACGTCGACCAGGCCATCATGTCCGAAGAAGACCGCCTTGTCGTAATCCGCTTCGGTCGCGACTGGGATCCAGACTGCATGCGCCAGGACGAAGTACTCTACAAAATTGCCGACCGCGTCAAAAACTTTGCCGTCATCTACGTCTGCGATCTCGACCAGGTCCCCGACTTCAAGCAAATGTACGAACTCTACGACACCGTCACACTCATGTTCTTCTTCCGGAATAAGCACATGATGTGCGATTTCGGCACGGGTAACAACAACAAATTGAACTGGGTACTGGAAGATAAGCAAGAGTTGATTGACATCATTGAGACGATCTATAAGGGAGCGAAGAAGGGTAGGGGTCTGGTGGTCAGCCCCAAGGACTACTCGACTCGTTACAGGTACTAG
- the CLAH10_2 gene encoding Aldehyde dehydrogenase: MSLSVELETPTSGKYTQPTGLFINNEFVKGVDGKTFEVINPATEEVITSVHEATEKDVDIAVAAARKAFEGPWRQETPENRGKLLNKLADLFEKNLDLLASVEALDNGKAQAMAKVDISMCAGCLRYYGGWADKIEGKVVDTTPDTFNYIKKEPIGVCGQIIPWNFPLLMWAWKIGPAIATGNTVVLKTAEQTPLGGLVAATLIKEAGFPPGVVNVISGFGKVAGAAIASHMDVDKVAFTGSTVVGRQILKAAAGSNLKKVTLELGGKSPNIVFDDADIDNAISWVNFGIFFNHGQCCCAGSRIYVQEGVYDQFIQRFKERAAKNVVGDPFAKDTFQGPQVSQVQFDRIMNYIKAGKDAGANVEIGGNRKGDKGYFIEPTIFSNVTEDMQIMQEEIFGPVCSISKFKTKEEVIKIGNSTTYGLAAAVHTKNLNTAIEVSNALKAGTVWVNTYNTLHHQLPFGGYKESGIGRELGENALDNYVQYKTVSIRLGDALFG, from the exons ATGTCTCTTTCCGTCGAGCTCGAGACGCCAACTTCTGGCAAGTACACTCAGCCAACCGGACT TTTCATCAACAATGAGTTCGTGAAAGGTGTGGATGGTAAGACCTTCGAGGTCATCAACCCAGCCACCGAGGAGGTCATCACCTCCGTCCACGAGGCCACCGAGAAGGATGTCGacatcgccgtcgccgccgctCGCAAGGCATTCGAGGGACCATGGAGACAAGAGACCCCAGAGAACCGTGGCAAGCTCCTGAACAAGCTCGCCGACCTGTTCGAGAAGAACCTCGACCTCTTGGCCTCCGTTGAGGCTCTCGACAACGGCAAGGCTCAGGCCATGGCTAAGGTCGACATCAGCATGTGCGCTGGCTGCCTGCGATACTATGGTGGCTGGGCCGACAAGATCGAGGGCAAGGTTGTTGATACCACACCAGACACCTTCAACTACATCAAGAAGGAGCCAATTGGTGTTTGCGGACAAATCATCCCATGGAACTTCCCATTGCTCATGTGGGCATGGAAGATTGGCCCAGCCATTGCCACCGGTAACACTGTCGTCCTGAAGACTGCTGAGCAGACACCTCTTGGTGGTCTCGTTGCCGCTACCCTCATCAAGGAGGCTGGCTTCCCACCTGGAGTTGTCAACGTCATCTCTGGTTTCGGTAAGGTCGCTGGTGCGGCTATCGCCTCCCACATGGACGTCGACAAGGTCGCCTTCACTGGCTCGACCGTTGTTGGCCGACAAATCCTCAAGGCCGCCGCTGGCTCCAACTTGAAGAAGGTCACCCTCGAGCTTGGTGGCAAGTCACCAAACATTGTCTTCGACGATGCTGACATTGACAACGCCATCTCGTGGGTCAACTTCGGTATCTTCTTCAACCACGGCCAATGCTGCTGTGCCGGTTCGCGTATCTACGTCCAGGAGGGTGTCTACGACCAGTTCATCCAGCGCTTCAAGGAGCGAGCTGCCAAGAACGTCGTTGGTGACCCATTCGCCAAAGACACCTTCCAAGGTCCTCAGGTTTCCCAGGTGCAGTTTGACCGCATCATGAA CTACATCAAGGCTGGCAAGGACGCCGGTGCCAACGTCGAGATTGGCGGTAACCGCAAGGGAGACAAGGGCTACTTCATCGAGCCAACAATCTTCTCCAACGTCACCGAGGACATGCAAATCATGCAAGAGGAGATCTTCGGCCCAGTCTGCTCCATCTCCAAGTTCAAGACCAAGGAGGAGGTCATCAAGATTGGCAACAGCACCACCTACGGTCTCGCCGCCGCTGTCCACACCAAGAACCTCAACACCGCCATCGAGGTCTCCAACGCCCTCAAGGCAGGTACCGTCTGGGTCAACACCTACAACACTCTCCACCACCAGCTTCCATTCGGTGGTTACAAGGAGTCTGGTATCGGCCGTGAGCTTGGCGAGAACGCACTTGACAACTACGTGCAATACAAGACTGTTTCCATCCGTCTTGGTGATGCTCTCTTCGGTTAA
- a CDS encoding uncharacterized protein (BUSCO:EOG09264X31) yields the protein MLALTISAELEGVTDLGPEDTETNPFYYTFKVQCTSCREIHPNWVSISRFEQNEQSGSRGEANFVWKCKNCKREHSANIVDSPSTYPQQSPPKPKNIITMDCRGLEFVEFKADGEWKATGAESGTKFAAIDLTEGEWFDYDEKAGEEVSIKDIKFDIKRA from the exons ATGCTTGCACTTACCATCTCGGCCGAACTGGAAGG CGTCACCGACCTCGGTCCAGAAGACACCGAGACGAATCCGTTCTACTACACGTTCAAGGTCCAATGTACATCATGTCGCGAGATACACCCCAATTGGGTGTCTATCAGCCGATTC GAGCAAAATGAGCAATCTGGAAGTAGAGGCGAGGCGAATTTCGTCTGGAAATGCAAGAACTGCAAG AGGGAGCATTCAGCCAATATAGTCGATTCGCCCTCTACGTATCCGCAACAAAGTCCGCCCAAGCCCAAGAACATCATTACCATGGATTGCAGAGGCCTCGAATTTGTCGAGTTCAAGGCAGAC GGCGAATGGAAAGCAACAGGTGCCGAAAGCGGTACCAAATTTGCAGCCATCGACCTGACAGAAGGAGAATGGTTTGATTACGACGAGAAGGCTGGCGAGGAGGTCAGCATCAAGGACATCAAATTCGACATCAAACGAGCATAG
- a CDS encoding uncharacterized protein (antiSMASH:Cluster_2), whose translation MKGGIEVPLAVPCRLGQDSQYSNHVEAARQPSNECKRSEADDTVVDDMATPAGSSEDVKIDGVLSDDAEHTSTPRPSDVNNVLVHNSAPPVIEEEEFCDVKDLSSGLDDCDVILQERQESRRRRLDDWVLAQIEQQRSPVGLDCVEAGQESPSTILNLSSVSTDSPVVFASASLYSRIHAFLSDTATSTIELDEQEVLASRMLDGAIRPQGSIMSNPDDQNSRCCTKAVNGSSIESDLPVSPSACGTEAGDEPSDLCYTIETILGGAQGKGTGTDDSCFIVQSRNTCRATTANPESITSIVTRTRNARTESVRQHTTLSSSTGNNHFAGRGAEDHSETHQSRGSKRPSSRQDERNVSSKRIQTGKGSSGDPQTSGEPSPRLPCIIWNQGCHGKDTHLSDMLRKIESHEIYICGRCYEMFPNKFQRRDHKDDECERQCVLSECDQSQLSSSDSDSIIAIKHKRDKNCRSRGKDRPIQRWRYIYALCNPDCNNVPESTVVHDFKTPHNGIITATSRPVLRRDACPPLQEREEARQLLREAQTALVESQARVNALTEQVERVRKESNADRLAERAEYILERERAANTIDTLQGLLRLCREHVTSEELRNWIDDKCPP comes from the exons ATGAAAGGCGGTATAGAAGTGCCTCTTGCAGTTCCTTGCCGTTTGGGCCAAGATTCCCAATACTCGAACCACGTCGAAGCCGCACGACAGCCGTCAAACGAATGCAAGCGCTCGGAGGCGGATGATACAGTCGTGGATGATATGGCGACGCCAGCGGGCTCATCTGAAGATGTGAAGATCGATGGCGTACTATCAGACGATGCGGAACATACATCGACCCCAAGGCCATCCGATGTCAACAATGTGCTGGTACACAATAGCGCTCCGCCTgtgatcgaagaagaagaattttGCGACGTGAAGGATCTCTCCTCCGGTCTCGACGATTGCGATGTCATCTTACAGGAGCGACAGGAAAGTCGCAGACGGAGACTGGACGACTGGGTTCTTGCGCAAATAGAACAGCAACGCTCGCCTGTAGGACTCGACTGTGTGGAAGCAGGGCAGGAAAGCCCATCAACAATACTCAATCTGTCGTCAGTCAGCACTGACTCTCCCGTAGTGTTCGCAAGCGCCAGCCTGTATTCCAGGATTCATGCATTCCTCTCCGACACCGCTACAAGTACGATCGAGCTTGACGAACAAGAGGTATTGGCTTCACGAATGCTCGACGGCGCCATTCGTCCTCAGGGTTCTATTATGTCTAATCCTGATGACCAAAACTCTCGTTGCTGCACTAAGGCTGTGAACGGGAGCTCAATAGAATCAGACTTACCAGTTTCGCCATCAGCATGTGGTACAGAAGCAGGAGACGAACCATCGGACTTGTGTTACACGATCGAAACAATCCTTGGCGGAGCGCAAGGAAAAGGAACTGGAACTGATGACTCTTGCTTCATTGTCCAATCACGCAACACCTGCCGCGCGACTACTGCTAATCCAGAAAGTATCACCTCTATCGTCACGAGAACGAGAAATGCTCGCACGGAATCAGTGCGCCAGCATACAACCCTAAGCAGCTCCACGGGCAATAACCATTTTGCCGGTCGCGGCGCTGAGGACCATAGTGAGACCCACCAAAGCCGCGGTAGCAAGAGACCAAGCAGTCGCCAGGATGAAAGGAACGTCTCGTCGAAGCGCATTCAGACTGGCAAAGGTTCATCCGGTGATCCACAAACCAGCGGAGAACCATCGCCGCGACTACCCTGCATCATATGGAATCAAGGATGCCATGGCAAAGACACTCACCTCTCGGATATGCT ACGCAAAATCGAGAGCCACGAGATATACATCTGTGGCCGTTGCTACGAAATGTTTCCGAACAAATTCCAGAGACGTGACCACAAAGACGACGAGTGTGAGAGGCAATGTGTGCTTTCGGAGTGCGATCAAAGTCAACTGTCGAGCTCAGACTCAGACTCCATAATTGCGATCAAGCATAAGAGGGACAAGAACTGTCGGTCAAGGGGCAAGGACAGACCGATTCAAAGATGGCGCTATATCTATGCTTTGTGCAATCCGGATTGTAACAACGTGCCCGAGTCCA CAGTCGTTCACGACTTCAAGACCCCACACAACGGAATCATCACGGCCACTTCAAGGCCTGTATTACGGCGGGATGCATGTCCGCCATtgcaagagcgagaagagGCACGTCAACTCCTACGAGAAGCGCAAACTGCTCTCGTAGAGAGTCAAGCGAGGGTCAACGCTCTGACAGAACAAGTCGAAAGAGTTCGCAAAGAAAGCAATGCTGATCGACTAGCGGAAAGGGCTGAATATATTCTGGAGAGAGAGCGGGCCGCAAATACTATTGACACACTTCAAGGCCTTCTGCGCTTATGCAGAGAACATGTAACCTCGGAGGAACTCCGCAATTGGATCGACGACAAGTGTCCGCCATGA
- a CDS encoding uncharacterized protein (SMCOG1255:cold-shock DNA-binding domain protein~antiSMASH:Cluster_2), giving the protein MSTTTKTGTVKWYEDAKGFGFITPDDGSKDVFVHFRDIQGNGFKSLAEGQKVEYTFIEGTKGPQAQNVVPK; this is encoded by the exons ATGTCCACTACAACAAAGACAGGGACGGTGAAATGGTACGAGGACGCTAAAGGTTTCGGCTTCATCACTCCAGACGATGGATCGAAAGATGTCTTCGTGCATTTTAGAGACATCCAG GGTAATGGTTTCAAAAGTCTGGCAGAAGGCCAAAAGGTTGAATACACATTTATCGAGGGAACGAAAGGACCGCAGGCACAGAATGTTGTCCCTAAGTAG
- a CDS encoding uncharacterized protein (antiSMASH:Cluster_2) produces the protein MRFLQATVIAFAAFIASSAALKGIVKSWDDEKGIGYITPDDGSPDVYFYRSEVDPEDLALLEEGKEVDFDLKSGPKRQKTVNGVPQLG, from the exons ATGCGTTTCCTCCAAGCCACTGTCATTGCTTTCGCTGCGTTCATTGCATCGTCTGCTGCTCTCAAAGGCATCGTCAAATCATGGGACGACGAGAAGGGAATCGGCTACATCACACCGGATGATGGATCTCCAGATGTCTACTTCTATCGATCGGAAGTCGAC CCTGAGGATCTAGCATTATTGGAAGAGGGCAAAGAAGTCGACTTTGATTTAAAGAGTGGGCCAAAAAGGCAGAAGACGGTCAATGGTGTTCCACAATTGGGATAA
- a CDS encoding uncharacterized protein (antiSMASH:Cluster_2), protein MSFIKRELTGPAPGDYVSDPMSHSAWHALPQRSRVLMEPEVLLPQQPINATRHPAHSTVEKRCSYNFPDSTDADRWNFNYCWGPSDVSDSESIAGRIATKSPGVERTSARPLECDIVLQTAQSRNAVASKKPAAGHIQSEPLARQDSAVACGPYLHAPVMPHGEAESRDKTFGANRLPKNQSPASNSVKRHATEMSQDVVDRLFSPRKNPRCDVQEGHRRAFSLDSRHFAKSGSGREIPTGNTDYRKLATSNSWPQKAGCDNSWRFPTIDETETTQRIASIACQPHLRAHTDAQHVSQMATVQGAPVPFVIGAKASPPDCQAWILDQPERCKDEDQDVPFDPPSTLYLPDSELECHESGESDTPCNGILSIRAYLAAKGSGPKYTTATWEDAADMLEELVRSDFPSSIRGRSFYLHQLIGLIPPAAKEAYQEVDLIAVDSWLFPYLIDDNDALELDALLEVLLLICMGLCDLGLTVFQLACFIASLVRSLAAISDNLRLPDAYTHAAPTPSSLWSSGNGSNLQEHAGNSNNNASSSQRPDEGDTGDRGTGGKPNGKRKFSGGQDRGDEHFEGNEPGPEGNAGEEFAGKLNVEIPCVHDSCTATYQYISGVIRCLKKHKIRVCPKCWCKFDDDESLQSHRYSQGIGTKQQTMTSICEENCVSLCDTNTDIETLRSAEAIRSQRHRLAKGCLKQKCPESRAAQWRYLYALTYPSCDDVPNLVLKRKKPKLKSIEEELAPTHLHSSPNSTTALRALQLEISALRLEREHFIVLLKMSSSLLAGDNSEFAMILKRSIDEKVSGHAGSNETRQIHGNDEFAAHLPAMPLTPSSYVPHGLQPSGGTGTSDPFPTQNIQSTASSSAFNRRPLTGSSMLESQPVQRMQAAAARYQQQVAPPIYGSQGVQVAMHPPQPQLFGGWLPSSNLTNYDARQFGSNEQGLTGYTQPWGQMPSQNRIEHMAYDRPQPDHRSQQQLNFDMDAQHGINMHSYPRSEPFNSGPSPLGHSNQQARVLDMGAQQGVQTQPLNLNNYPPFDGPGQTLPENQQLPYS, encoded by the exons ATGAGCTTCATCAAACGCGAGCTGACCGGCCCAGCTCCTGGAGATTATGTGTCGGACCCGATGAGCCACAGCGCCTGGCATGCGCTTCCGCAGCGGTCCCGTGTCTTAATGGAGCCAGAGGTTCTGCTACCACAACAGCCGATAAATGCTACGAGGCATCCAGCGCACAGTACGGTGGAGAAACGCTGCAGCTACAACTTTCCTGATAGCACTGACGCTGATCGTTGGAACTTCAACTATTGTTGGGGCCCCAGCGACGTCAGTGACTCAGAGAGCATTGCTGGGCGAATCGCCACTAAATCTCCTGGTGTCGAGCGAACGAGTGCGCGCCCTCTGGAATGTGATATTGTCCTACAGACAGCTCAGTCGAGGAATGCAGTGGCCTCGAAAAAGCCGGCAGCAGGCCATATACAGTCCGAACCACTTGCAAGGCAAGACTCGGCAGTGGCGTGCGGGCCATACCTGCACGCTCCTGTCATGCCACATGGCGAAGCCGAATCAAGGGACAAAACTTTTGGAGCAAATCGGCTACCCAAGAATCAAAGTCCGGCGTCAAATTCGGTCAAAAGGCACGCCACGGAGATGTCGCAAGACGTGGTGGATCGACTATTTTCGCCTCGGAAGAACCCACGATGTGATGTCCAGGAAGGCCACAGGCGAGCTTTCTCATTAGATTCGAGACACTTTGCAAAATCTGGCTCCGGACGAGAAATTCCCACTGGCAACACCGATTATAGGAAACTGGCGACAAGTAACTCCTGGCCTCAAAAAGCCGGGTGTGACAACTCGTGGCGCTTTCCTACTATCGATGAAACAGAGACGACCCAACGGATAGCTTCAATCGCGTGTCAACCCCACTTGCGCGCTCATACCGACGCTCAGCACGTATCGCAGATGGCCACGGTCCAGGGCGCACCAGTCCCGTTCGTCATTGGTGCAAAAGCGAGCCCACCTGATTGCCAAGCTTGGATCTTGGACCAGCCTGAACGGTGCAAAGACGAAGACCAAGATGTACCCTTCGACCCGCCGTCGACGTTGTACCTGCCAGATTCTGAGCTAGAATGCCATGAGAGTGGAGAAAGCGACACTCCGTGTAATGGAATTCTGTCCATTCGCGCATATCTCGCAGCCAAAGGATCTGGACCAAAATACACCACCGCGACGTGGGAAGATGCTGCAGACATGTTAGAAGAGCTTGTTCGCTCCGATTTCCCTTCATCAATACGTGGCAGGAGCTTTTACTTGCATCAACTCATTGGTCTCATTCCACCTGCCGCGAAGGAAGCATACCAGGAGGTTGACTTGATCGCAGTCGATTCGTGGCTCTTCCCCTATCTGATTGACGACAATGATGCATTGGAGCTTGACGCTCTGCTAGAAGTCCTGTTGTTGATTTGCATGGGCTTATGTGATCTTGGACTTACGGTATTCCAGCTCGCTTGTTTCATAGCCAGCTTGGTCCGTAGCCTTGCCGCGATCTCGGACAACCTTCGCTTGCCGGATGCCTATACGCATGCCGCGCCCACGCCCTCTTCTTTGTGGTCTTCTGGTAATGGCAGTAATCTACAAGAACATGCTgggaacagcaacaacaatgctTCTTCATCTCAACGCCCTGACGAGGGAGACACTGGCGACCGGGGCACAGGAGGGAAGCCCAATGGGAAGCGCAAATTCTCCGGGGGCCAGGATCGCGGTGATGAGCACTTCGAAGGTAACGAGCCTGGACCAGAAGGCAACGCTGGGGAAGAGTTCGCCGGGAAGCTCAATGTGGAAATCCCGTGTGTCCACGATAGTTGCACAGCGACCTATCAGTATATATCTGGCGTCAT ACGTTGCCTAAAGAAGCATAAGATCAGAGTCTGCCCTAAATGCTGGTGCAAattcgacgacgatgaatcGCTCCAGAGCCACAGGTACTCCCAGGGGATTGGCACAAAGCAGCAAACGATGACTTCCATCTGCGAAGAAAACTGTGTATCGCTCTGTGATACGAACACGGACATCGAGACTTTGCGCTCAGCAGAAGCTATCAGGAGTCAACGCCATAGACTTGCCAAAGGCTGCCTCAAACAAAAATGCCCGGAGTCACGGGCTGCCCAATGGCGTTATCTTTACGCACTGACGTACCCGAGCTGTGATGATGTGCCAAATCTTG TCTTGAAACGCAAAAAGCCGAAGCTGAAGTcgatcgaagaagagcttgcccCAACTCATCTCCACTCGTCTCCTAATAGCACCACCGCCTTGCGTGCTTTGCAGCTCGAAATTAGCGCACTGCGACTCGAGCGAGAACACTTCATCGTTCTTCTGAAAATGAGCTCTTCCCTTCTCGCCGGGGATAACAGTGAATTCGCGATGATTTTGAAGAGGAGCATCGATGAGAAAGTGTCCGGCCACGCAGGGAGCAATGAAACTCGTCAGATTCACGGCAATGACGAATTCGCTGCGCATTTGCCAGCAATGCCCCTGACGCCCTCGTCCTACGTTCCCCATGGTCTACAACCCTCTGGGGGCACCGGGACATCTGACCCATTTCCGACTCAGAATATCCAGAGTACAGCCTCGTCGTCCGCATTTAACCGACGCCCGCTTACCGGATCATCAATGTTGGAAAGCCAGCCTGTCCAACGAATGCAAGCTGCGGCTGCGCGCTACCAGCAGCAAGTTGCGCCTCCAATCTATGGATCACAGGGCGTTCAAGTTGCTATGCATCCGCCACAACCACAACTATTCGGCGGGTGGCTCCCGTCTTCAAATCTCACGAATTACGACGCACGACAATTTGGCAGCAACGAGCAAGGACTCACCGGCTATACGCAACCGTGGGGACAGATGCCGTCCCAGAACCGCATTGAGCATATGGCTTATGATCGTCCGCAACCCGATCATAGAAGCCAACAGCAGCTCAACTTTGATATGGATGCGCAGCATGGCATAAATATGCACTCCTATCCTCGTAGCGAACCCTTCAACTCTGGCCCTTCACCACTCGGGCACAGTAATCAACAGGCACGAGTCCTCGACATGGGCGCGCAGCAAGGAGTTCAAACGCAGCCGTTGAACCTGAACAACTATCCTCCATTCGATGGGCCCGGCCAGACCCTTCCAGAAAATCAGCAGCTCCCTTACAGTTGA